The Sphingobacteriaceae bacterium genome has a segment encoding these proteins:
- the pdxH gene encoding pyridoxamine 5'-phosphate oxidase yields the protein MATHSDEFLKNLREDFTKGTLSESDLLSDPMQQFELWFKQANETHMPEVQAMTLATVENNQPSARIVYLRKIHNNKFWFYGNYNSRKGRSLEKNPNACLNFFWPELQRQIRIEGTVKKASADNSDNYFQLRPYESKLGAWASNQSAKINSRKDIENNLEKYRLEFEGKDVPRPEHWGGWILKANYYEFWQGGISRLHDRLCYNLQNDKWEISRLAP from the coding sequence ATGGCAACACACAGTGATGAATTTTTAAAAAACCTTAGGGAAGATTTTACAAAAGGTACTTTAAGTGAGTCTGATTTATTATCAGATCCCATGCAACAATTTGAATTGTGGTTTAAACAGGCTAACGAAACTCACATGCCCGAAGTACAGGCCATGACACTAGCTACGGTTGAAAATAACCAACCCTCAGCACGAATAGTTTATCTTAGAAAAATCCATAATAACAAATTTTGGTTTTATGGAAATTATAATTCACGTAAAGGTCGAAGCCTGGAAAAAAATCCTAATGCATGTTTAAACTTTTTCTGGCCCGAATTACAACGACAAATTCGCATTGAAGGAACGGTAAAAAAAGCTTCTGCCGATAACAGCGATAATTACTTTCAACTTCGACCTTACGAATCTAAACTTGGCGCTTGGGCTTCTAATCAAAGTGCTAAAATAAATTCACGAAAAGATATTGAAAACAATTTAGAAAAATATAGATTGGAATTTGAAGGAAAAGATGTTCCGCGTCCGGAACATTGGGGTGGATGGATATTAAAAGCAAATTATTATGAATTTTGGCAAGGAGGAATTAGTCGTTTGCACGACAGGCTTTGTTATAATTTACAAAATGATAAATGGGAGATTAGCAGACTCGCCCCTTAA
- a CDS encoding peptide MFS transporter translates to MKNKYPKGLFFLVFTEFWERFGYYLMIGIFTLYMTAEEKEGGFGWDNAQAADIYGTFIAAAYLTPFMGGLLADLKLGYRFSITLGGILMGIGYCLLSVHELWAFYTALIIMVVGNGFFKPNISTLLGNLFNHPDYKSKKDTGYNIFYMGINLGAFICNFIGAIMLNKIGWNGAFIAAGIGMFIGVITFWMGIKHYKAVDVRKEPTPQDKPLLMQFAKLMLIGVGFAVIGWFIPGSISSSNSTDAFFMFCIPVIYFFASIYIKSSTEEKKPLSTMYIIFLIVILFWAIFKQNGTALTTYAKYYTDRESPAAISDLTAKLGFSEKVTAQNSEESQLDEQFRKIKNENGETITVMDYPAYFKNLDASKIPPQGESLQLFNTSIFQSINPFFVVILTPLIIAVFSYMRRKNKEPTTASKIAIGLFISALSTLVMVGAVYYTGNGINKASAWWLIASYGVITIGELCLSPMGLSMVSKLSPARFTALMMGGWSLATSLGNKLSGELGKNWDKMDHKAYFFMLNFALLMFAFFIMLFLLKKLNRVFRENTA, encoded by the coding sequence ATGAAGAACAAATACCCCAAAGGACTTTTTTTTCTGGTATTCACCGAATTCTGGGAAAGATTCGGATACTATTTAATGATTGGGATTTTCACCCTTTACATGACTGCCGAAGAAAAAGAAGGAGGATTTGGATGGGATAATGCACAAGCAGCAGACATATACGGCACTTTTATTGCAGCAGCATATCTAACGCCCTTCATGGGTGGTTTATTGGCCGATTTAAAATTAGGGTATCGCTTTTCCATAACCCTTGGAGGAATTTTAATGGGTATTGGGTATTGCTTATTATCAGTTCACGAACTCTGGGCATTTTACACAGCATTAATAATTATGGTTGTAGGTAACGGATTTTTTAAACCCAATATTTCTACTCTATTAGGTAATCTGTTTAATCATCCCGATTACAAAAGCAAAAAAGATACCGGCTATAATATTTTTTACATGGGTATAAACCTGGGTGCGTTTATTTGCAATTTCATTGGTGCCATCATGCTTAATAAAATAGGATGGAATGGCGCATTTATTGCTGCAGGTATAGGCATGTTCATAGGCGTAATCACTTTTTGGATGGGCATAAAACACTATAAAGCAGTTGATGTGAGAAAAGAACCTACTCCTCAGGATAAGCCTTTACTTATGCAGTTTGCCAAGCTTATGCTTATCGGGGTTGGCTTTGCCGTTATTGGCTGGTTTATTCCGGGTAGTATTTCAAGTAGTAATAGTACAGATGCTTTTTTTATGTTTTGCATTCCTGTTATTTATTTTTTCGCCTCCATTTATATTAAATCCAGTACGGAAGAAAAAAAACCGCTGAGCACCATGTACATTATTTTCCTCATCGTTATTTTATTCTGGGCAATTTTTAAACAAAACGGTACCGCACTTACTACCTATGCAAAGTATTATACTGACCGTGAGAGTCCGGCCGCAATTTCAGATCTAACAGCAAAACTTGGTTTTTCAGAAAAAGTAACTGCGCAGAACTCAGAGGAAAGTCAGCTGGATGAGCAATTCCGAAAAATTAAAAATGAAAATGGCGAAACAATAACGGTAATGGATTATCCGGCCTATTTTAAAAACTTAGACGCTTCTAAAATCCCGCCGCAAGGCGAATCATTACAATTATTTAATACAAGTATATTTCAGTCTATAAATCCCTTTTTTGTTGTTATTCTTACTCCATTAATAATTGCAGTGTTTTCTTATATGCGTAGAAAAAATAAAGAGCCTACCACTGCTTCCAAAATTGCAATAGGATTATTTATTTCAGCACTTTCTACTTTAGTAATGGTTGGTGCTGTTTATTACACGGGCAATGGCATAAATAAAGCTAGCGCGTGGTGGTTAATTGCCAGTTACGGTGTAATAACTATAGGGGAGTTATGTTTAAGTCCAATGGGATTATCCATGGTGTCTAAATTATCGCCTGCAAGATTTACTGCGCTCATGATGGGCGGATGGAGCTTGGCTACTTCCTTAGGGAATAAGCTTAGTGGAGAGCTAGGAAAAAACTGGGACAAAATGGACCATAAAGCTTATTTTTTTATGTTGAATTTTGCACTGCTTATGTTTGCTTTTTTTATTATGTTGTTTTTACTCAAAAAACTTAACAGAGTTTTCAGAGAAAATACGGCATAA
- a CDS encoding DUF2752 domain-containing protein: MILKTPSYVLISWVFFILIGMVFSYSYFFYPNQHPIPCIIKAKTGEECNTCGFSKSFGHYTHFEFNEGKMINPKSYLVFIYFLFQFFMRLSILLIHHLNLSYLGEKFIKTDLVISISGFLFAFLPIIIS, translated from the coding sequence TTGATTTTGAAAACACCTTCCTATGTTTTAATATCCTGGGTGTTTTTTATCTTAATAGGAATGGTTTTTAGCTATTCCTATTTTTTTTATCCAAACCAACATCCTATTCCCTGTATAATTAAAGCAAAAACTGGCGAAGAATGTAATACCTGCGGCTTCTCAAAATCATTTGGACATTACACACACTTTGAATTTAACGAAGGAAAAATGATTAATCCCAAATCATATTTGGTATTTATTTACTTTTTGTTTCAGTTTTTCATGCGATTATCCATTCTACTAATTCATCATTTAAACCTGAGTTATTTAGGCGAAAAATTTATTAAAACAGATCTTGTGATTAGCATATCAGGTTTTTTATTTGCATTTTTACCTATCATAATTTCATAA
- a CDS encoding DUF4190 domain-containing protein: MEQNNANDPNAGKSLGVAGLVIGIISLIFSFIPCLGAWAFIPAIVGLILSLISMKQAGPNGSKGMAIGGLICSAIAIIFACYWLYLMFFGVGKVVDEFQKSGAMDSLNKAFKMMGDSMTKAVKILEEMKDTTQK, translated from the coding sequence ATGGAACAAAATAACGCAAATGACCCCAATGCCGGAAAAAGCTTAGGAGTTGCCGGTTTAGTAATTGGTATAATCTCCTTAATTTTCTCATTTATCCCTTGTCTTGGAGCTTGGGCTTTTATCCCTGCCATTGTAGGATTAATATTATCTCTGATCTCAATGAAACAAGCCGGACCAAATGGTTCAAAAGGAATGGCCATTGGCGGTTTAATTTGTTCGGCCATTGCAATAATTTTTGCTTGCTATTGGTTGTATCTGATGTTTTTTGGGGTAGGAAAAGTGGTTGATGAATTTCAAAAATCAGGAGCTATGGACTCTTTGAATAAAGCCTTTAAGATGATGGGAGACTCAATGACCAAAGCCGTAAAAATTTTGGAAGAAATGAAAGATACTACGCAGAAATAG